From the genome of Nitrosopumilus sp., one region includes:
- the grpE gene encoding nucleotide exchange factor GrpE codes for MSSESDSTEIPVDLVSDNKKEPDSSEEESQSLEMDVESVSKLLDLEKQKTSEYEEKLKLVLADFQNLDRKTQTDIQNGVNTKINEFVLDFLKIYDDFILAKEVFSTSKINLEGLDSILKNMNSLLKKYHVISIDALGEIFDPNYHEAISIINDPNLDDNTITKEIRKGYVSHERVIRPTLVEISKKE; via the coding sequence TTGTCAAGTGAATCCGACTCAACTGAAATCCCGGTAGATCTGGTATCTGATAACAAAAAAGAACCTGATTCATCTGAAGAAGAATCACAGTCTTTAGAGATGGATGTTGAGAGTGTATCAAAATTATTGGATTTGGAAAAGCAAAAAACTTCTGAATATGAAGAAAAATTAAAACTTGTGTTGGCAGACTTTCAAAATCTTGATCGAAAAACCCAAACAGATATACAAAATGGTGTTAATACAAAGATTAACGAATTTGTGTTAGATTTTTTGAAAATATATGACGATTTTATTCTGGCAAAAGAAGTTTTTTCAACGAGTAAAATTAATTTAGAGGGTTTAGATTCAATCTTAAAGAATATGAATTCATTATTGAAAAAATATCATGTTATTTCGATTGATGCTTTAGGCGAAATTTTTGACCCTAATTATCATGAGGCCATATCTATTATCAATGATCCTAATTTGGATGACAATACAATCACAAAAGAGATTCGGAAAGGGTATGTCTCTCATGAGAGAGTTATAAGACCGACACTGGTAGAAATTTCAAAGAAGGAATGA
- the dnaK gene encoding molecular chaperone DnaK — MVKIIGIDLGTSNSAAAVVMGGKPTIIPAAEGATVGGKAFPSVVAFSKDGELLVGEPARRQSVTNPDRTIFAAKRKMGSDHIFKILDKEYKPQQISSFILQKIKKDAEAFIGESVQKAVITVPAYFDDNQRQATKDAGTIAGLDVVRIINEPTAASLAFGLDKAKEDMKILVFDFGGGTLDVTIMEMGGGVFEVLSTSGDTQLGGTDMDKVLIDYIVDEFKKKEGVDLSQDSTAMTRIREASEKAKIELSTVMETDVNLPFIAHDPSSGAKNLELRITRSKLDDLIRSIVERCKPSILKALEDAKLSNSDINKIVMVGGPTRIPLVKKFVSEIVGQESESGVDPMEAVAMGAAIQAGIIAGDVSSDIVLLDVTPLTLGIETLGGVREPLIERNTTIPTSKSKVFTTAADNQTAVTIHIVQGERPMATDNVSLGSFNLTDLPPAPRGIPQIEVKFDIDANGIINVTAKDLGTQKEAKITIESSSKLSKEEIEKLREDAEKFSDEDKKKIEKIDLKNEAESYIYTTEKLVNHDLKDKISQEQGIKITDAVKEVKEVLDKEPEELKPKLEALQTLVNEVTTELYKNASPPPGAEGQPGAEGQPGAEGQPGAEGQPQESSSDQTKTN, encoded by the coding sequence ATGGTTAAAATTATTGGAATCGATTTAGGAACAAGTAATTCTGCCGCTGCGGTTGTAATGGGTGGAAAACCCACAATTATTCCTGCGGCTGAGGGTGCTACTGTGGGTGGCAAAGCATTTCCATCTGTGGTGGCGTTTTCTAAAGATGGTGAACTTTTAGTTGGTGAGCCTGCACGAAGACAATCTGTAACAAATCCTGATAGAACTATTTTTGCTGCAAAAAGAAAAATGGGCTCTGATCATATTTTTAAAATTTTAGATAAAGAATACAAACCTCAACAAATTTCATCATTTATCCTTCAAAAAATTAAAAAAGATGCTGAGGCCTTTATTGGTGAATCTGTACAAAAAGCAGTAATTACGGTTCCTGCATACTTTGATGACAATCAACGTCAAGCAACTAAAGATGCTGGAACCATTGCGGGACTAGATGTTGTTAGAATAATTAATGAACCCACTGCAGCATCTCTGGCATTTGGGTTAGACAAAGCTAAGGAAGACATGAAGATTCTTGTCTTCGACTTTGGTGGTGGAACCTTAGATGTTACCATTATGGAAATGGGCGGCGGCGTTTTTGAGGTCCTAAGTACATCTGGTGATACTCAATTAGGTGGTACAGATATGGATAAAGTTCTAATCGACTACATTGTAGATGAATTTAAGAAAAAAGAGGGTGTTGATCTTTCTCAAGATTCAACTGCAATGACAAGAATTAGAGAAGCATCTGAAAAAGCAAAAATTGAATTGTCTACTGTTATGGAAACTGATGTCAATTTACCTTTTATTGCACATGATCCATCCTCAGGTGCTAAAAATCTTGAATTAAGAATCACTCGTTCTAAACTGGATGATTTGATTAGATCAATTGTTGAGCGTTGTAAACCTTCAATACTCAAAGCATTAGAAGATGCAAAACTCTCAAATTCTGATATTAATAAAATTGTGATGGTTGGCGGACCAACAAGAATTCCTTTAGTTAAAAAATTTGTGAGTGAAATTGTCGGTCAGGAGTCCGAGTCAGGAGTTGATCCTATGGAGGCGGTAGCAATGGGAGCTGCAATTCAGGCAGGTATTATTGCTGGAGATGTTAGTAGCGATATAGTATTACTAGATGTTACTCCTTTAACTCTGGGAATTGAGACTTTGGGTGGTGTTAGAGAGCCATTAATAGAAAGAAATACTACCATTCCAACTTCTAAAAGTAAAGTTTTCACAACTGCAGCTGACAATCAAACAGCCGTTACTATTCATATTGTTCAAGGTGAACGTCCAATGGCAACTGATAATGTGTCCTTGGGAAGCTTTAATCTTACAGATTTACCACCAGCTCCTAGAGGAATTCCTCAAATTGAAGTGAAATTTGATATTGATGCAAACGGAATAATTAATGTTACAGCAAAAGATCTTGGAACTCAAAAAGAAGCAAAAATCACTATTGAATCATCATCAAAGTTATCTAAAGAAGAAATTGAAAAATTAAGAGAAGATGCAGAAAAGTTTTCTGATGAAGATAAAAAGAAGATAGAAAAAATTGATCTAAAGAACGAAGCAGAGAGCTATATCTATACAACTGAAAAATTGGTAAATCATGATCTCAAAGATAAAATTTCTCAAGAACAGGGAATCAAAATCACCGATGCCGTTAAAGAAGTTAAAGAAGTTCTAGATAAAGAACCTGAAGAATTGAAACCTAAACTTGAAGCATTACAAACATTGGTCAATGAAGTCACAACGGAACTTTACAAAAATGCTTCACCTCCACCAGGTGCAGAAGGACAACCAGGTGCAGAAGGACAACCAGGTGCAGAAGGACAACCAGGTGCAGAAGGACAACCCCAGGAGTCGTCTTCTGACCAAACGAAAACTAACTAA
- the dnaJ gene encoding molecular chaperone DnaJ, whose translation MSTKRDYYEVLGVTKESSTDEVKQQYRKLALKFHPDRNQSSDAGEHFKEISEAYAVLSDSEKKQVYDQHGHAGVDGRYSSDDIFQGAQGGGGFDSVFDSIFGRGGGGFNFNQQQQRGSDLLYQTSVTLEDVLHGKKMEINLQKQIQCNACNGSGAKPGTNKKTCGTCNGQGQVRQTRNMGFASFVTTAPCSACRGQGSIIETPCNECKGQGRKKGSKTVTFDIPPGIDSGDYTVPEEGNEIPGGINGDLIVRLRVQPHSKFNRDGKDIFYDHDVSMIDAALGCEIIVPTLEGTEKIKVDSGSQPNTIIKLKGKGVSHINYRGKGDQFVRIVVNIPKKLNKHQKNLLDEFRKTSD comes from the coding sequence ATGTCTACAAAACGTGACTATTACGAAGTTTTAGGGGTTACCAAAGAGTCTTCAACTGATGAAGTCAAGCAACAGTATAGAAAATTAGCATTAAAATTCCATCCTGACCGCAATCAATCTTCGGATGCTGGAGAACATTTTAAAGAAATTTCTGAAGCTTATGCGGTTCTCTCAGATTCTGAAAAGAAGCAAGTCTATGATCAGCATGGTCATGCTGGTGTTGATGGAAGATACTCTAGTGATGACATCTTTCAAGGAGCACAAGGGGGAGGAGGTTTTGATTCAGTTTTTGATTCAATTTTTGGTCGAGGAGGAGGAGGTTTTAATTTTAACCAGCAGCAGCAGCGTGGTTCTGATCTTCTCTATCAAACTTCAGTTACTTTAGAAGATGTCCTTCATGGAAAAAAAATGGAAATTAATTTACAAAAGCAAATTCAATGCAATGCATGTAATGGTTCTGGTGCTAAACCTGGTACCAACAAGAAAACATGTGGAACATGTAATGGTCAAGGACAAGTCAGGCAAACTCGTAATATGGGATTTGCATCATTTGTAACTACTGCACCGTGTTCTGCCTGTAGAGGCCAAGGATCCATAATTGAAACTCCTTGTAATGAATGTAAAGGACAGGGAAGGAAAAAAGGATCTAAGACAGTTACGTTTGATATTCCTCCTGGCATTGATTCTGGTGATTACACTGTTCCAGAAGAAGGAAATGAAATTCCTGGTGGGATTAATGGCGATTTAATAGTGAGATTAAGAGTTCAACCTCATTCTAAATTTAACAGAGATGGAAAAGATATTTTTTATGATCATGATGTTTCTATGATTGATGCTGCATTAGGATGTGAAATAATTGTCCCAACTTTGGAGGGAACAGAAAAAATTAAAGTTGATTCTGGCAGTCAACCAAATACTATAATCAAACTAAAAGGAAAGGGGGTTTCTCACATTAATTATAGGGGAAAGGGAGATCAGTTTGTTAGAATTGTGGTTAATATACCTAAGAAACTCAATAAACACCAAAAAAATCTTTTAGATGAATTTAGAAAAACAAGTGACTAG